GTTGCcgtgatgtgtatgtgatgttgctgtgaccagtctgtgatgttgctgtgaccagtctgtgatgttgctgtgaccaTTCTGTGATGTTGCcgtgatgtgtatgtgatgttgctgtgaacagTGTGTGATGTTGCCGtcatgtgtatgtgatgttgctgtgaccagtctgtgatgttgctgtgaccagtctgtgatgttgctgtgaccagtctgtgatgttgctgtgatgtgtatgtgatgtatatgtgaccagtctgtgatgttgctgtgaccaGTCTGTGATGTTGTCGTGATGtgtttgtgatgttgctgtgaacagTTTGTGATGTTGCCGTGATGTGTATGGGATGTTGCTGAGACCAGTCTGTGATGTTGCggtgatgtgtatgtgatgttgctgtgaccagtctgtgatgtgtatgtgatgttgctgtgaccagtctgtgatgttgctgtgaacagTCTGTGATGTTGCCGTGATGTGTATGCGATGTTGCTGTGACCAGTCTGTGATACTATGGACAGAGATGAAGGATAAACTATAGTAGGTACAGACCTTACAAAATGTTTACATGTGAATGATTAAGATCTCACAAATGTTTACATGTCTTTACACACACAGACCAAATGTATAATTAAGACATAGTTATATTTTACAGAGAGTTGTACGTGAGGCATTGCTATAGTATTGATGATGCTAGGGTGTCCAGCCTCCGGTTATGCCGGAGGTTGGAGATCCTAGATGTAAGCTTTTGCTATTTGGTAAGTACTAATTAGTATTAAAGTAGCAGCCCTATCATGACCATAGGTGTCTGGCGAAGGGATAATTTTGTTAGCCTGCTGTACCCAGCTAAGGGTATTAAGCATGCAATCATGTGACATTAGTGATGGAGGTAAGCCACTTGCTTACATACCAATGGCTTTTATAACATACGGGCGTACATATGATTTTGTTGTTCTATCACTAGGATTGGCCAACATTTTAAATCTCCTCACCAACTTGGAGGACATTGATGTAGGAAGTTGCCATCAATTGTCAGCACAATGTTTGGCTTCTGTGAACATGAGGACAAAGTGCACGTACATTAATATTGGAGGTTTGCATGCTTGTGCACGTGTATAGTTCACATGCTACTTTGTGAAGCTCTTCAGTTCACATTAGAAACTACTGTCAATGTATAGGGATGCAGATGGAAGAATTTGGGGGAAAGAACATTCATCTAAGACATATAGAAGATGTGGCAATACATGGTCTTCCCGGTtaggtatgtatgtgtgtatgtgtatgtatgtacataattatcaaTAATCCGTGCACTGAAGATACAAGcgaggcaatgctttaactgttttatagaATTTATGAACGTGGTAACTTGCCAGTCCGGTTCTGAGATCGTTTCATTCATAAATTAGTAGCCTCACCATTTCACAATACGGAAAATTTATTAACATCCTCCCTGAAACTTAAATCCAGCCCTGTCAATGATAAACTTGTGCTTGTCTCTATAGGTGGCCATGGCTGAACATGCTAAATTTCTATGTGTGCCTATTTTCGGCCCTACATGGGGTCTGGCACACACAGAATTTAGTACTACAGAAGGTGACGAGACTCTACACATGCGCGTTACCAGGATTTCACTGGACGATAATTATACCAAGCTGGACTATTTTGTAGAAGGTATGTCATGCATACAGAGTCTATTTTTTGATTTTCCACCTTCCACAGAAACACCAAAGCCATTAACAAAATCAACGAAATTGGCAATGAAATACAGAGATCATGTCAAAAAGATGAAGGGAATGAGTgaagtgtgtgtgatgtgtgtgatgTACTGTAACGTGTTACTGAGCTGTGTGTGAAGTGTTTGATGTTATGCGATGTTGCTGTGAACAATTTGTGACATTGCTGTGAACGGTCTGTGATGTTtgtgtgatgtgtatgtgatgttgcttTTGTGAACagtctgtgatgttgctgtgatgtgtatgttgctgtgatgtgtatgtgacGTTGTTGTGAtatgtatgtgatgttgctgtgatgagtctgtgatgttgctgtgatgtatatgtgatgttgctgtgaacagtttgtgatattgctgtgatgtgtatggGGTGTTTTGTTGTAGTATGTACATATTTTACACAGGGTGATGTTGATAAAGTCTCTCAGAATGTTGATAAAGTCCCTGAGAATGTTGATAAAGTCGCTGAGAATGTTGATAAAGTCCCTGAGAATGTTGATAAAGTCGCTAAGAATGTGAGTTAGCACAATTTACaagttcacacacacacacttcaccaTACATTCACAACAGCTTCTTCACATACACTTCAAGCACACTTACACACACCCTTCACCGCAGCTTCACAACAATTTCACACGTACTTCACACACACTTACATACACCATGACTACACAATAgcttcacacacacatacgttgTATGGGGTGTTTTGTTGTAAAGTATTATTGTATGTCCCTGAGAAAGTGAGTTAGCACAATTTACAGCATACACTACTCGGCAACATCACACACACTTCTTAGGAGCATCACACATGTAACATCACACACATTTTAAGGCAACATCACACAGGAACATCACATACACTTCACCACAACATGATGTTTCTGTGAACAGTTTGTGATgttgtgatgtgtatgtgatgttgctgtgaacagTCTGTGatatgtgtatgtgatgttgctgtgatgtgtatgtgaaCAGTCTGTGATGTGATGTTGCTGTAAACAatctgtgatgttgctgtgatgtgtatgtgatgtttgtgtgatgtgtatgtgatgtgtatgtgatgttgctgtgaagagtctgtgatgttgctgtgatgttgctgtgatgtgtatgtgatgtttgtgtgatgtgtatgtgatgttgctgtgaagagtctgtgatgttgctgtgatgtgtatgtgatgtgtatatGATGTTGCTGTAAAGAGTATGTGATGTTTTGTGTGATGTTGTGTGATGTTGCTACGAAGTGTGCGTActgttgctatgaaatttatgTGATGTTGTGTAAGATACTGTATGATTTCTATCATATTTTTAGATTAAAGTGTGTTATTATGAatcttcctaatttttcctaGGATATGTTAGGAGAAAGAGTAAAACGAGAGATGAGGAAGGTGGgcatgcttgtgtgtgtgtctgtctgtctgtctgtctgtgtctgtctgtctgtctgtgtgtgtgtgtgtgtgtgtgtgtgtgcgtgcgatGTAAAGAACACATTGCTGTTAAATATCATCTTTTATGTAGGATAAGAGATGGGCAGAGTTTGAGCAGGTGGGTTTGAATTGTTTTAATTGATGCTgtaagttttgaaaatattcTACAGCTTGACTGGGAGGAGTTATCAGATGTAAGTTACAttgatttatttttttaatcATGTATTCTGTGATAGAAAGCTAAGCGGTCCCAAATCACGCATCTTTTCCATGATAATGTAAGTACATTAATGTATTGTGGCACTGTTATTTGCAATTGTTTAGGGACACACCAAATTCCATGTTCACGTATATTGTCAAGTAAGATATTTTTGCAGTACATGCCTCAGACTCTACAAGGTATTTTGTTTTTTAATTTAGGAATGCCCAAAGTTCATTAAATCAGGCAACGGATTTCTGTACCACTCAGAAAACAAACATGGAAAAATACTGAAACCCATCAGAAGTAAGAGTAACAATTGACCACACACTGCATGGaccttcacacacacacacacacgcacgcacacacacacacacacacactactgcaACATCACAGCAGCTTCACACTAACTTGTGTCAACTGTTCTTTTAATGTAGCTCTAACTTCCTCCGCTCCCTCCTCCCCCTCCTCCTCCGCTCACCCCTCTTCCTCCGCTCACTCCACAACTGGAGAAAGATTTACTACGGGGTTAAAAGGTAATAATGTTAATGAACATCCTCCCTGAACCTTAAATCCAGCCCTGTCAATGATAAACTTGTGCTTGTCTCATCCTATAGGTGGCCACGGCTGAACATGCTAAATTTCTATGTGTGCCTATTTTCGGCCCTACATGGGGTCTGGCACACACAGAATTTAGTACTACAACTGGAGAAACATTTACTACGGGGTTAAAAggtaatattatattatatacattcTCTTGCGATTAACTAGATGTATTCCTTCAGTGAAATTTCATTGGAATGGAGTTGAAGGGATGGGGGTTGTAACAGACTCTACAATTGTTCATGGCAACCCAATCGAAAGTACTGAAATCCTTATCAGCGTAGAGCAATTGTCTAAAGAAATGGACCATCCTTTGTATGATTATACTGTGGAACAAGGCAGTTTTGCTGCCGTACCAAAAGAATGTTGTACTTttgattaaaaaaattttaactGTATTCACTTCACGGCAACTGCACACACATTTCAAAGgaacatcacatacacatcacagacTCTTCACAGCGCCATCACATACACATCATGGCAATATCACAGACGCTTCACAGTcacatcacagcaacatcacaaacaCATCACAGCAAGATCACACGCAGTTCACCGCAACTTCACACACACTTTACGGCATTACTATAACATCTTAGCCAGGTATTGATCTTTCTGATCAGGAACATCACAAGAACCAAAAAGGAAATTCCAATTGAGTTTCCCGACTAATGTACAAGTGTTGGACATACTTCGAGAGTGTCTCAACAAAACAAGTAGCGACGACATCATGAAGATTTGTAATACCAATCGAGCATTCGGAGGCAACATCACAAActgttcacagcaacatcacatacacatcacagcaacTTCACAGACtggtcacagcaacatcacagactgttcacagcaacatcgcatacacatcacagcaacatcccatacacatcacagcaacTCCACCGACTGTTCACAGTAACATCACAGACTGGTCACAGCAACATCccatacacatcacagcaacatcacacaCTGGTCACAGCAACATCGCATACACATCACAGCTACATCACAGActgttcacagcaacatcacaaactgttcacagcaacatcacaaacTGTTCACTGCAACCTCACAGACtggtcacagcaacatcacatacacatcacagcaacatcacagactGGTCACAGCAACAATAAATCAGCAGGGAAAGCATCATGGTATAACTTACACAACAAACATTGTGTACAACCAGATTCTTTGCTGACATTATTCCTATGTTATATTTCCTATTATGTTATTAACTGTATTGAATATTATTAAGTGCATGGCTACATGGGTAACATTATAGTAGTTTTAATGCACCTACCATTTGTAACTTCCAACCCCCAGTTCAAACAAATCAAATTACAGAGAGattgtaaaataaatttttcCTGGTTTTGAGCCTAGCCTTTAGTGGGAGTGCAGGCGACAGCAACATATCATACAGAGGGTATTAGTAACACTCATTTTGTGTGGGTATACCTAATTGAACAGTATAAACTATTCTGATGTAGAAGTTTTGTATTAGCTATAAACTTTGTCTAGGTTGTTTTTACAACAAATGATGATTGCGAGTGATAGTCACCAAATAAGCAATGTTGTGGCCCTTGCACCGCACATATTTCTTAGAGCTGGTGACTGTAGTTTTAAGCCCAGACCACTTTTCCTTGTGTGGAAGCAGGAATAAAGCAACCACAGTACATTATGAATACCTACATGGTAATCGTAAAGCTAGCTATAGATGACAAGTTTAGACTAAGTGTATACAGGAAGAACAAAGAGAGAAAGAACCAGCCTCTATTGGAAATATATAGAGTGCTGTGATGGAAATGGTGTCAACAATAATTGCCAACATGACTTGTCATATGCATGTTGTTGTATAGAAACTTCAGCACAGGCACACTCAGTCCACAAGTTTCATCAACAAGTAGTTGCTGGTGGAATGCTATCACCCAGTAATGAGAAATGCATGCATTTCAATAATTATTGCTCTTTATATTTTTTTACATACAAGTGCACCACATACTGGTGTGGTTATCTAATTATTTGTCACAACTATATGATTGGCATCTGCATTAACCTATCCACATTAAGGAATGTCCCTTTTTCACAGACTCACCATCAAAATTCTGTACTGCTGCCCATATTAACAGTGTTATGAAAATAATTGACCATAGCAAGGTTTGCACTGGAAACACTGATATGTTCTAGCAGAAAACAGATAAGGAGTCTTTAAAGATCAGGCAGGTTGGTTTATAACAAACACACAATAAATGTTCATGAAGTCCTTTTTGAGTTCAACATCTGGAGATTGCTGCCCAAAATTTAGAAAATCCCTGCATGTTATGGTGAACCGACACCAAAGATAACTGCAATCATGAAGTGATAGTACCTGTCCAGTGATAGTACCTGTCCAGTATTAGTAGTCACACAAACTACCGGTACTTGTCACCTAGTGAAAAAAGAGGAGACTCCACAATGGTGTAATTTCACCTACGAAAAAAACTGTAACACCTAAAGGACAAGCTCACTCAATCAATAAATGATACAGGGATTGACGTTGGCCAACAAATGAATGACGATCTTGTGTGCATCATGAAAAAGCAGAATTTCCACCACAGTCATTTCCAAATCTTTTTTGGGGATAGCACATGCAAGCTGCATTTGATAAGGACTCCAGAGCAATGAGGTGGCACCCATTGACAATAAAGTGGTGTTTATACCTTTAACACAAATCAAAGCGGTGCATATGAATTACTTCAGGATTCAGGTATGTGTTTAAACAAATGTATTACAAGGAATGCATGCAAATTATATAATATTTAAAGTGCAATTAAAATTCCATCTCAGCAAATGCTGAAAAACTACACTATACTTTGTTGCAGCAGCTACAAGATTTTCTACCTCAGTAGATCGACAGTTGATTGAAGCAGCTAATATTGCATCTTATTTGAATTTCAGAAATACGTAACAATTTAATATTAGTAAATGAAATGCACATAAAGAACAATTTGTCTATAATAAAAGGGTATATATGCACTCACACACATTTACTGCCATAAAAGCGTTTGATCCTTTCACATATATGTATAGCACTGACGGGTTTTATCAACATTGGGGATATATAAACAACCACTTATTGGAATATCAAATGTCTATATATGATTCAACTCCCCCACGACCAATGCTAGACTCCATTTGGTATTTGTGGTGACAGGATTGCTAGAATTTCCATATACACTTATGCTGCACTCACTGGAAAACAGATGGTTCACCCCTTTTGGGATACCGTGTCAAGGCTAGAGAGATGTGAATTTAAAGTAATGGCAGTAACTGCAGATGGTCTTTCAACTTCACAATTACAATTCGAAAGCCCTTGTTAACAAGACATTGAATCCATATAGCTAACTCAGTACGCAGTTTCGACAGTTAGATGGCTTATTTTCAGCAATAACTTCACTTTGATATAGAAAGGAATGTAGaaacacatgcatgcatccaCAATAGACTTATAATAACTTTTGACTGTATACAGGTAGCGCTACATGAATAATATTCTACAGTGCCTTGCAGCTACTGAACACCTAGACCAAAAGTGTATGTCCATGTCACTGATATCCCATTGAGATGGGATCTTTACAAAGTGTTGGtaaagtgtgcatatatattatattatatgtgACATATTAATACTGTAACTTATCATTTGATGATAAATATGTGCAAAGGTAGAAAATTCCTTTCCCTCTGTAACTCCAGTGGGACTAAGACAGGTCCATTGGTATACAAGACCAGAATGTGTGTTGAATATTAATAGTGCGCATAGACAAACTACTTACTACCAACAAAATGctcacaactttttcacattTTTGATTGACAGGATGAATGCAAGAAGACGTGTTCATGTTAAAGTAAGAAAATAGCTGCATGTGTGCTATGCAAGTCTAAACAATAATAACATGTCACCCTCTTCCATACTTAGCGATTGGCAGGCTATATAAGTAACTTGTTTTAAATGTTTAAGACAATACTGCAGGATTGATGATAATCACTTAAGACAAAGTTTTCCTTCGTGGACATATTGCACATGAAGGCTATAATAGCACAGAAAACTACAAGAAAGTACCAGTGCATACACATGACACAGTCAGTATATATAACCACTTGTCTATTTTTATATATAGAAGAAATCCTTTGAACTATATGCTATCTGTTACTATCCGGGAGACTCCCCATTTAGTGGTCACTATATGTGGCTGACTGTAAATGGGGCCAATAATGAAATGTATGACAACATACATCCTGTCACGATGTGTGGATTAGTGTGTAACTGGTTGTTGTATTAGTGTCACCATTGTACCATCTCCCTGCGAGCCATCCAACAGAGATGGCCATATATGTATAgtgaaattttgtacatgttgaCTAATACAATTGTATTATGCTATAGGATCATACCATTTGTACATACACTGTTGGTAATAACAGATTGAACAGACTCCACAAAAGTAAACAGATATTTGAAATCAAAGAAGTATCATTTAGTCTATCAATATTTTTTCTTTTACAGGTTCTTTTAACTTTGTGGCATACTTTGACGCATCGTAATATTAATTATTGCAGTCAAACAATCTGGAACAATTAGCCACAAATTGTCGTAACCCGCAGCAGCTGAACTTGCAAGGAAATACAGAGTGTATTGGAAACTTAAAACTATAACACAAAAATGCAACCTGCAAGGACTGAATTTCGTTAATATTTCAACAGTAGAGAGCCATACAGCATTATGGGAGATTTTAGCAAACTCTGATTTGACCACTATTATATACCATCATGTGAACTACAGTTATATACCATTTCACACAACTTGGACCAGTGACCCTCCACCAGCTGATACTCTGATTTAACTATAAAGTAAAGACATAAAAGGAATTTGAGGGCATATGTAAGACAAGGGAGGATCACACCTTAGCAAGTAACCATGCTTACTTACTGGAATTTATTATTTTCGTCAAATCTAATTAGATTTGCTGTTGCTCCACTTTGATTTTGTACATAAGAAACAAGTCAAGAACAACCACAAAGGATAAGAACAGAAATTTATGTCACAACAAGAAAGTCAATTGAATGATAGCTCCTGTAATAGATTAAATGATACAgtgggacctccattatccaaataCCAGTTATCAGTGGTCAGATAAACATTTTTACATGTACAATTCTagctaattactctaatagaacacatgcaCTTACAATGTACACCTATTCACAAAATAATTCCTCAATCAATCAATCTATCAAGGAATTAAATTCTTGTTGTATGCTAGAGCAGTATACCAGTATTAAACCATTATATCTCaattattacagcataactcaagTCATTACAAATCACAATTCTTATTACAACGAACAGATGAATTGGAGGCAAGACCTAACCAAACAACAACACTGAATGGTTCACAAGACATGTACTTAAGACTCCAGCTGCATCCATCACAAATTATTAGTAAAAGGTAAGCAGGTGTGCATGACAAACAAGCTACAAGCTACCTTATACTACAGAGCCTATAtctgactgtctctgggaaaaccggtcctTTCGCCTAtttaaagtattgagaaacccccgttttaaatattcagagtgttaaatgtagcttgccaatggtggtagctacgcataccaaattttcacacattttacaataatttattaccttccagatcatccattgaagaagtagtcaacagctaagtttcccgccattttagatagtttttaaactgaggttggcTGTAttaggcgagctccaaaaggggtgggaggcggaaAAGATGCTGTATAAAATTTGAAGAGGAATgttttgggatgaattaggccaagttatgggccattcagggctcaaaacttgctaaaatgaaaggaaatttacagcacaggtcattgtccaataccacggagctgtacagccacacacagccatctcttggttggccagggctccataaagaccccagaccactcgtacggcttgccactgtgcttgataaagcagccagcaaaagtagaccactttactctggtcgactgtgacagtgaaatttgatagtgcatccATAaagttgtgtgtttgtatgaaaaaacgaacttcctgtcttgggcgataagactggttttcgcagattcggtcacatataagcTAGCCTAGCCTAGACAATTAGGATTCATGGTGATAGATGTGGTCAACAGGTAAAACTGTGAACAAGCTTTCAGCAACAATGGGCTAGCAAGCTTTGTGTGTCAAGCTCTATATCAGCCTGCCATTTACATTGATGAGGCAGCTGGAATCTCAGTAATAACAGGTGCTATTTCATGTCAACAAGTTCTATT
The nucleotide sequence above comes from Dysidea avara chromosome 3, odDysAvar1.4, whole genome shotgun sequence. Encoded proteins:
- the LOC136248359 gene encoding uncharacterized protein, producing MPEVSGEGIILLACCTQLRVLSMQSCDISDGGLANILNLLTNLEDIDVGSCHQLSAQCLASVNMRTKCTYINIGGMQMEEFGGKNIHLRHIEDVAIHGLPETPKPLTKSTKLAMKYRDHVKKMKGMSEGDVDKVSQNVDKVPENVDKVAENVDKVPENVDKVAKNDMLGERVKREMRKDKRWAEFEQLDWEELSDKAKRSQITHLFHDNGHTKFHVHVYCQECPKFIKSGNGFLYHSENKHGKILKPIRTLTSSAPSSPSSSAHPSSSAHSTTGERFTTGLKGGHG